The Pseudomonas fulva 12-X sequence AGGATCAAGTCAGGGTTGACTGAGCGTGACTACGCCAAAGCGCTTGGCCGCCCACAGTCGTTTGTCAGCGACATCGAGCGTGGGCTGCCCGACTGAATCTGATACAGCTGCTGGATATTTGTCAGGCGCAGGGCATCAGCTTGAGCAGCTTTGTGCAGCGTTTTGAGGATGAGTTGGCTGGCAATGGTGAAGGGGACAATAAAGCCTTTGATTGAGCGCAAGGGCATCGGGTTACTGGCACATCCAGAACGGCGCACCACAATGCCCCCTTTTTCCGCAGTCCCCTTTTTCCGTTGTGCCTGCCTTACAACTAGGCTAATCAGTTAATGTAATATTATCTATTTGATGGTCAGAGTATTTGTTTAGGTTCAAAGGCTCTGTTGTCCGGCATCCATAGTTTACGGTCACTAACGATTGGCGGTAAGGTCTCGATTTCGAGTGCCCATCTAGGGATTGCTAGCTCTTCTGAGATTCGTTCCCGGATGCGATTAATATATAGAGTTCGTGTAGTAGCCAGGCGCCCCCACGGACTGACCTCTTGCGGCTCCTCTACATCCTTCATTAGCTCCACCCCGTCTAGGGTGATTGAATTCAATTCACTGACTTCTTCGCTTTCCGCTTCTTCGGCGCGCTTGACTGGTGTTGAGGTAATGACTAAATGTTTGCGTGCGATATCGCCCGGCAAAAATTTCAACCTATCTGTGAATTGCTCCAATTTTGACAGCATAAACGCAACGACATCTGAATACTCTTGCCTCGTCACCAATGACAACGGCTTATCTGCATAACTAAATTTTAGCACCTCACGAAACTGGCCGCGCGCATCAAAATATATCTCGAACAATATTCCTGCCAGTATGTGCTTTGCGGTTTCCTCAGAGAAACTAGCAAGCCTGGACTCAAGACTTGCCATGAACTCCATGGCCTTCTGAGAGTTGCCACATGCTGCTTGATAAACATTCCTTCCTAATACGAACCACGATGAAGGAGGAAATGTCTCATCACGGATAGAAGAGATTTTTAGTATGGCCGGATTTTGGGTGTACCAGTTATGAGATTTTAATTCATCTATTATTTTATTAATAGCTGAAGGAGGATCTACTTGATACAAAGCGTCTGCAATGGCTTCTTGACTGTACTGAAGGCGTTGCTCGACTTCTTTAATTGCTGGTACCTCATCGACAACGGCCGCATTGGCCTCAAGAATTGGAGGCTCGTCCTCAGGAGCTACATCGGCATCATTCTCTACCTCATTGATGATGGCGGTATCTACTAACAACTCCTGCGTATTCACCTGGATTGCAGCCGCTAGTTGAGAGAACTCAGTACCGTTGCTCCGTGACAAACCCTCGATTAGAGTGGCTAAGGTGCAGATGGTGATATCGGGATGTCCTGTTTCTCGCCTAAATTCCGAGACTAGACGAGGATCGATAATTTTAATTTCCGGAGCGGAGTTCCCGACTGATTTTCTTACATCTCTGACTATCTGAGATCTCATCTTAGGGGCATAGACCCAATCAGACTTTTCATCGTTGGTTACAAAGAGAACCTTGGGAAATTTAGCAGAGGCAGCATTAGATTTTTCGATTATCTCATACCAAATTATAAGATCCCCGTAAGGATTTTCGTCTTTATTACCGTCTTTGAAGCCCGGGGGCATTCGGTGTTCGAACCGGGCAGCCCCCTCATGAGCTGCTCTGGAGCAAAGTGAAGACAGATCAGAGTCAAGGATGCAGGAGGATAAGTGGTCTATTATCTGCTGGTGAATAGTTCCAGCATCGAATTGATGCTTAAATACACACAGATGTTTTTCTAGCTCTTCGATAGCTGCTCGAAACCCATTTATATAAGCTATGCGATCTCCCTGAAATGACGTTCTACGTAAAATGTCGTCATCCACAAACAATGCAGCTGTTTGATGAAGGTTTTCTAGGGCTTTTTTAATCTGAGTAGGCTCTTTGCTTTTAGGTGTGTACGACTCAAGGTTTTTCCCAGTGACTCGAGAGAGATATTCACTTGCCGCCCAAGCAGGTATTGCGAGGCGTTCACTCAAAACGGCAGCATCTGACCAAGCAAAGAACTCTTGCCGGGCTGCCTCATGTAGTTTGTACAGGTAGGCTATTATATTGGTGTCAAGGATAATTAATGTCTGTGAAGAAAGAGCAAGATCCGCAATTTCACGAATATGCTCATCCATTGTCTTTTCAATATGGTGATAACCAAACACGCACAATGCTCCTTAAGTACAATAAAGGGGCCGAATATTTTCGAGCGCCCCATGATTATTCCTAGCGTTATATCTCAAATAATCTTAATCGTTCGGCACTTCGGAA is a genomic window containing:
- a CDS encoding PIN-like domain-containing protein; translated protein: MFGYHHIEKTMDEHIREIADLALSSQTLIILDTNIIAYLYKLHEAARQEFFAWSDAAVLSERLAIPAWAASEYLSRVTGKNLESYTPKSKEPTQIKKALENLHQTAALFVDDDILRRTSFQGDRIAYINGFRAAIEELEKHLCVFKHQFDAGTIHQQIIDHLSSCILDSDLSSLCSRAAHEGAARFEHRMPPGFKDGNKDENPYGDLIIWYEIIEKSNAASAKFPKVLFVTNDEKSDWVYAPKMRSQIVRDVRKSVGNSAPEIKIIDPRLVSEFRRETGHPDITICTLATLIEGLSRSNGTEFSQLAAAIQVNTQELLVDTAIINEVENDADVAPEDEPPILEANAAVVDEVPAIKEVEQRLQYSQEAIADALYQVDPPSAINKIIDELKSHNWYTQNPAILKISSIRDETFPPSSWFVLGRNVYQAACGNSQKAMEFMASLESRLASFSEETAKHILAGILFEIYFDARGQFREVLKFSYADKPLSLVTRQEYSDVVAFMLSKLEQFTDRLKFLPGDIARKHLVITSTPVKRAEEAESEEVSELNSITLDGVELMKDVEEPQEVSPWGRLATTRTLYINRIRERISEELAIPRWALEIETLPPIVSDRKLWMPDNRAFEPKQIL